The following proteins are encoded in a genomic region of Deltaproteobacteria bacterium:
- a CDS encoding PilZ domain-containing protein gives MQRKTGMKRMYTTGDVARLLGTTANTVTRWFDEGMLGGYRLPVGKERRIPLSNLRAFMWEHRIPLDLLEEDSARYRRTHTRITCGGRLHFTLINGEDHRPFPGRFEDLSMGGARIVYDEADDLALPRGARRMHLKVADGPLGGMDIPAQLVHVTPRDNSFAVGVRFGLLSESQVNRIESAIGKVPVLSWSAGRTEPKFPANESDHF, from the coding sequence ATGCAGCGGAAGACCGGCATGAAGCGGATGTACACGACCGGCGACGTGGCCAGACTGCTGGGAACGACCGCCAATACCGTCACGCGTTGGTTCGACGAGGGCATGCTCGGAGGCTATCGGCTGCCCGTCGGCAAGGAACGGCGTATCCCGCTGTCCAACCTTCGCGCGTTCATGTGGGAACACCGCATCCCGCTCGACCTCCTCGAAGAAGACTCCGCCCGCTATCGCCGGACCCACACACGCATCACGTGCGGCGGCCGACTCCATTTCACGCTCATCAACGGCGAGGATCATCGGCCCTTCCCGGGCCGATTCGAAGATCTGTCCATGGGCGGCGCGCGAATCGTTTACGACGAAGCGGACGACCTCGCGCTTCCACGCGGTGCGCGCCGCATGCATCTCAAGGTGGCCGACGGCCCGCTCGGCGGGATGGACATCCCGGCGCAACTCGTCCACGTCACCCCGCGCGACAACAGCTTCGCCGTGGGTGTGCGTTTCGGATTGCTCTCCGAGTCCCAGGTGAACCGGATCGAATCGGCGATCGGCAAGGTGCCGGTGCTTTCATGGTCCGCGGGACGGACGGAGCCGAAGTTTCCGGCGAACGAATCCGATCATTTCTGA
- a CDS encoding RNA methyltransferase — translation MNVHLVLDNIRSAYNVGAMFRTADAVGVARVVLCGITAHPPNAKLEKTALGATDVVPWSYHASTNWALDELHAAGCAIVALEAAPSATPIHDFDWPDPVALVVGNEVTGISPEILTRCDAVVAIPMVGVKNSLNVASAATVALYEIRRRFISAS, via the coding sequence ATGAACGTCCACCTCGTGCTCGACAACATCCGCAGTGCGTACAACGTGGGGGCGATGTTCCGCACCGCGGATGCGGTCGGCGTGGCGCGCGTCGTACTGTGCGGCATCACGGCGCACCCGCCGAACGCGAAACTCGAGAAGACCGCGCTCGGCGCGACAGATGTCGTTCCGTGGAGCTATCACGCGTCGACGAACTGGGCGCTCGACGAACTGCACGCCGCGGGTTGCGCCATCGTGGCGCTCGAGGCCGCACCGAGCGCCACGCCGATTCACGATTTCGATTGGCCCGACCCCGTCGCGCTCGTGGTCGGCAACGAAGTCACGGGGATTTCGCCGGAAATTCTCACACGCTGCGACGCCGTGGTCGCGATCCCGATGGTCGGCGTGAAGAATTCGCTCAATGTCGCGTCGGCGGCGACCGTTGCACTCTATGAAATTCGCCGCCGGTTCATTTCCGCATCGTAA
- a CDS encoding deoxyhypusine synthase family protein, whose translation MAGEKTAKVSSVLTPELRASKKKILKTPVKQLGLTRGFRVADLVGGMKGMSIQARAIGQCAEVLDGIYTDKKRPTVLLGLAGPLIAAGLRNVIRELVTGGYVDVIVSTGAIMYQDIYQARGFHHYKGTTGADDTILRDHYIDRIYDTYVDEEAFWNTDLWLGRIADELPPGNYSSRQYLDFVGSKLDDPNSIVRACHERGIPIFCPALNDSSIGIGLTDHRNRHIHELDKSIAIDSIQDNYELTQIVVKSKSTAAFYVAGGVPKNYINDSIVMGYIFGLDRGHDYALQVTTAVTMDGGLSSSTLGEAQSWGKIDRKAHFAMAWVEPSVSIPLLAAYVFDTHKGRPALKLNWAGQILKKLERPAK comes from the coding sequence ATGGCCGGTGAAAAGACGGCGAAAGTGAGTTCGGTTCTCACGCCCGAGCTGCGGGCGTCCAAGAAGAAAATCCTCAAGACCCCCGTGAAACAGCTCGGCCTCACCCGGGGTTTCCGCGTGGCGGACCTCGTCGGCGGCATGAAGGGCATGAGCATCCAGGCTCGCGCGATCGGCCAGTGCGCCGAGGTGCTGGACGGCATCTACACCGACAAAAAGCGCCCCACGGTTTTGCTGGGCCTCGCCGGTCCGCTGATCGCCGCGGGGCTGCGTAACGTGATCCGCGAGCTCGTGACGGGCGGATACGTGGACGTGATCGTTTCGACCGGCGCGATCATGTATCAGGACATTTATCAAGCGCGCGGCTTCCACCACTACAAGGGCACGACGGGCGCCGACGACACCATTTTGCGCGACCACTACATCGATCGCATCTACGACACCTACGTGGACGAAGAAGCGTTCTGGAACACGGACCTGTGGCTCGGACGCATCGCGGATGAACTGCCGCCGGGGAACTATTCGAGCCGCCAATACCTCGATTTCGTCGGCTCGAAACTCGACGATCCGAATTCGATCGTGCGTGCGTGTCACGAGCGTGGCATCCCGATTTTCTGCCCGGCGCTCAACGACAGCTCCATCGGCATCGGCCTCACCGATCACCGCAACCGGCACATCCACGAACTCGACAAGTCGATCGCGATCGACTCGATCCAGGACAACTACGAGCTCACGCAGATCGTCGTGAAATCCAAATCCACCGCGGCGTTTTACGTGGCGGGCGGCGTGCCGAAGAACTACATCAACGACTCGATCGTGATGGGCTACATCTTCGGACTCGATCGCGGCCACGACTACGCCCTGCAGGTGACGACGGCAGTGACGATGGACGGCGGCCTGTCGTCGTCCACCCTCGGCGAGGCGCAGAGCTGGGGCAAGATCGACCGCAAGGCGCATTTCGCGATGGCGTGGGTCGAACCCAGCGTCTCGATACCGCTCCTGGCCGCGTACGTGTTCGACACGCACAAGGGTCGCCCCGCGCTCAAGCTGAATTGGGCGGGTCAGATTCTGAAGAAACTCGAACGCCCGGCGAAGTGA
- a CDS encoding TlpA family protein disulfide reductase — protein sequence MTWRFPALMVAVVLAVSGVVACGGDDDDDNDTGNESDDDVYVPPDDDGDDDDSVDDDADDDDATDDDTADDDAADDDTADDDTADDDSTDDDTTDDDTGDDDDVQIGYDIGDQMPDFTLADNNSEPWTLYDHAGSIVMLDSSAMWCVPCRMDTPNLQDLADSYAANGVVVAQLIAENYHNLTPTDTQIDSWVNKYDLTIPVLIDPGWAVGGPVGNGYIPFYWVMDEDGVIRYKSNYVDDFYDHIDNIIGL from the coding sequence ATGACATGGCGATTCCCGGCGTTGATGGTGGCGGTGGTGTTGGCGGTCTCCGGCGTGGTGGCGTGCGGCGGCGATGACGACGACGACAACGATACCGGCAACGAATCGGACGACGATGTCTACGTGCCGCCGGACGACGACGGCGATGACGACGATTCGGTCGACGACGATGCCGACGACGACGATGCGACCGATGACGACACCGCGGATGACGACGCCGCCGATGACGACACGGCCGACGATGACACGGCCGACGACGACTCAACGGACGATGACACGACCGATGACGATACCGGCGACGATGACGACGTTCAGATCGGCTACGACATCGGCGACCAGATGCCGGACTTCACGCTGGCGGACAACAACAGCGAGCCATGGACGCTTTACGACCATGCGGGCAGCATCGTCATGCTCGACTCGTCGGCCATGTGGTGCGTGCCCTGCCGAATGGACACGCCGAACCTGCAGGATCTCGCCGACTCCTACGCCGCAAACGGCGTCGTCGTGGCGCAGCTCATCGCCGAGAACTATCACAACTTGACGCCGACCGACACGCAGATCGACAGCTGGGTCAACAAATACGACCTGACGATCCCGGTCCTGATCGACCCGGGCTGGGCGGTCGGCGGCCCGGTCGGCAACGGCTACATCCCGTTCTATTGGGTCATGGATGAGGACGGCGTGATTCGCTACAAGAGCAACTACGTCGATGATTTCTACGACCACATCGACAACATCATCGGGCTGTAG
- a CDS encoding ParA family protein has protein sequence MRIIAFVNEKGGSCKTTLSVNIAAYFALRLGLRVLLVDLDPQGQSGKSLGLDVKGAARTTLDLLMNNALGVADVAVASRIPGLDVVIANKTLTDFPIAAGADDDRALKLKTKIDAASGYDYVVFDSPPSLGLITVNIMVAAKEIVIPVNMTFLALDGCAEIVETVDAVRESYDCPDLRVALVVPVLYRNTRLANAILGKLREFFGERLSSTIVGYNVAIDEAQSYGQTIWEYAPRSKGAELIEALAKEIHGAA, from the coding sequence GTGCGCATCATCGCCTTCGTGAACGAAAAAGGCGGAAGCTGCAAAACCACGCTGTCGGTCAACATCGCGGCGTATTTCGCCTTGCGGCTCGGGCTGCGCGTGCTGCTGGTCGATCTCGATCCGCAGGGCCAGAGCGGCAAGTCGCTCGGGCTCGACGTCAAAGGCGCGGCGCGCACGACGCTCGACCTGTTGATGAACAACGCGCTCGGCGTGGCCGATGTGGCGGTGGCGTCGCGCATCCCCGGGCTCGACGTCGTGATCGCCAACAAAACGCTGACGGATTTCCCGATCGCCGCCGGCGCGGACGACGACCGCGCCCTGAAGCTCAAAACCAAAATCGACGCCGCGAGCGGATACGACTACGTGGTCTTCGATTCGCCGCCGTCGCTCGGCCTCATCACGGTCAACATCATGGTCGCCGCGAAAGAGATCGTGATCCCCGTGAACATGACCTTTCTCGCCCTCGACGGCTGCGCGGAGATCGTCGAGACCGTCGACGCCGTGCGCGAGAGCTACGACTGCCCGGACCTGCGCGTTGCGCTCGTCGTGCCGGTGCTCTATCGCAACACGCGCCTCGCCAACGCGATTCTGGGCAAACTGCGCGAGTTCTTCGGCGAGCGGCTGTCGTCGACGATCGTGGGCTACAACGTCGCCATAGACGAGGCGCAAAGCTACGGCCAGACGATTTGGGAGTATGCGCCGCGCTCAAAGGGCGCGGAGCTGATCGAGGCCCTCGCGAAGGAAATTCACGGCGCGGCCTGA
- a CDS encoding alpha/beta hydrolase: MAGQSSRRIRWAAFAIIVIALATQVACAARVGPGDAAWNDAVETWRRDMDVGGFKLHMIDSGPGDGGRRVVVMIHGYGDSTYCWHRNFQPLVDAGFRVILVDQPGFGRSDIPPAPHTYSASNQADIIARAIAKLGVERYSLAGSSMGGGISLYIAATHPQNIERLVVVSPVCFPFDPPWTTKLPGAKRLAGSWLGRIVADLSIEDVYYDDAKVTDALKDEYARALSKPGYGEVLHRIVREFGDDKVLAMMEHYGDLTTPTLIVWGDKDKWVPPALGPRLRDALPNARLEMVPNSGHLGHQESPEIVNPLMIEFLKGEPGQAAP; encoded by the coding sequence ATGGCCGGGCAATCGAGTCGGCGAATCCGGTGGGCGGCGTTTGCGATCATTGTCATCGCACTGGCGACGCAGGTTGCGTGCGCGGCGCGCGTTGGGCCGGGCGACGCGGCGTGGAACGACGCGGTCGAGACGTGGCGGCGCGATATGGACGTGGGCGGTTTCAAGCTGCACATGATCGACTCGGGACCGGGCGACGGCGGGCGCCGCGTCGTCGTGATGATCCACGGCTACGGCGATTCCACGTATTGCTGGCACCGGAACTTTCAGCCGCTGGTGGACGCGGGTTTTCGCGTGATCCTCGTCGATCAGCCAGGCTTCGGCAGGTCGGACATCCCGCCCGCGCCGCACACGTACAGCGCGTCGAATCAGGCGGACATCATTGCGCGGGCGATCGCGAAACTCGGCGTCGAGCGCTACTCGCTCGCGGGGTCGTCGATGGGCGGCGGCATTTCGCTCTATATTGCGGCGACGCATCCGCAAAACATCGAACGTCTCGTGGTCGTGTCACCTGTGTGTTTTCCGTTCGATCCGCCATGGACGACGAAGCTCCCCGGCGCGAAGCGGCTGGCCGGTTCGTGGCTCGGTCGCATCGTCGCCGATCTGTCGATCGAGGATGTGTATTACGACGACGCGAAGGTCACCGACGCGCTGAAGGACGAATACGCCCGGGCGCTTTCCAAGCCGGGCTACGGCGAGGTGCTGCACCGCATCGTGCGCGAATTCGGCGACGACAAGGTGCTCGCGATGATGGAGCATTACGGCGACCTGACCACGCCGACGCTCATCGTGTGGGGCGACAAGGACAAGTGGGTTCCGCCCGCGCTCGGTCCACGGCTGCGCGACGCGCTGCCGAACGCGCGGCTCGAGATGGTGCCGAACAGCGGCCACCTTGGGCACCAGGAGTCGCCGGAAATCGTCAATCCGTTGATGATCGAATTTTTGAAGGGCGAGCCGGGTCAGGCCGCGCCGTGA
- a CDS encoding cellulase family glycosylhydrolase, translating to MKIHVCVLLSLLLFLALGCAGDDDDSAPVPPDDDADDDDMSDDDADDDADDDTWPPLPDDDADDDADDDTTPVLPPPILDEAGRTLILHGGNFMAVGYGGAPIDYERMRDWGFNVVRILMTWAALEPTRGDYDEAYLPDVVEPQVEYAANAGLRVILDLHHFHWSSCSGGMGWPDWTCETPPDWVPADLEYLWQSGKFWERPDDVAAFVAAWEQVATHFAGDARVFAYDLFNEPLAGIRTPPWLSENQLMRPLYADTIEAIRAIDPAPYIALEPMMLSVVGFPFVMEPLPYDRLIYAPHLYPRNIVSGDGYNFDRHVLEWQTAQRAGESAGHGMPLLWGETGLQSAATRASEYARDFADLADVSLASWAWWAFGYDDDSMGLCRADGTPKDEFFPHLARPYPRVTGGQLREFAFDAATGTLTVTFDTIAGIDPTLEIFVDDEYFYAGGFDVTSTDADDTWSYSFDDDANSLTMSADPLADSHTIWIEPAI from the coding sequence ATGAAAATTCACGTTTGTGTCCTGCTCTCTTTGCTCCTTTTTCTCGCACTCGGTTGCGCGGGCGACGATGACGACTCGGCTCCCGTTCCCCCGGATGACGACGCCGACGACGACGACATGTCCGACGACGACGCGGACGATGATGCCGACGACGACACATGGCCGCCGCTGCCCGATGACGATGCGGATGATGATGCGGACGACGACACGACCCCGGTGTTGCCTCCGCCGATCCTCGACGAGGCCGGTCGCACGCTGATCCTGCACGGCGGCAACTTCATGGCGGTGGGGTACGGCGGCGCGCCGATCGACTACGAGCGCATGCGCGACTGGGGCTTCAACGTCGTACGCATCCTGATGACGTGGGCGGCGCTGGAACCGACGCGCGGCGACTACGACGAAGCCTATTTGCCCGACGTGGTGGAGCCGCAGGTCGAGTACGCCGCGAACGCGGGGCTGCGCGTGATTCTCGATCTGCATCACTTTCATTGGTCCTCGTGTTCGGGCGGCATGGGTTGGCCGGACTGGACGTGCGAGACGCCGCCCGACTGGGTGCCGGCGGACCTCGAATACCTTTGGCAATCGGGAAAATTCTGGGAGCGGCCGGATGATGTCGCCGCATTCGTCGCCGCGTGGGAGCAGGTGGCGACGCACTTCGCGGGTGACGCGCGCGTCTTCGCCTACGATCTGTTCAACGAACCGCTCGCGGGCATTCGCACGCCGCCGTGGCTATCCGAAAATCAACTGATGCGTCCGCTGTATGCCGACACGATCGAGGCGATCCGTGCCATCGACCCCGCGCCCTACATCGCGCTCGAACCGATGATGCTCAGCGTCGTCGGTTTTCCGTTCGTAATGGAACCGCTGCCGTACGATCGGCTCATCTACGCGCCGCACCTCTACCCGCGCAACATTGTCTCCGGCGACGGCTACAACTTCGACCGGCACGTTCTGGAGTGGCAGACGGCGCAGCGCGCGGGCGAATCCGCCGGGCACGGCATGCCGTTGCTGTGGGGCGAGACGGGGCTGCAGTCGGCGGCGACGCGCGCGAGCGAATACGCCCGCGACTTTGCCGACCTCGCCGACGTGAGTCTTGCGAGCTGGGCGTGGTGGGCGTTCGGATACGACGACGACTCGATGGGGCTGTGCCGAGCGGACGGCACGCCCAAGGACGAGTTCTTCCCACACCTCGCGCGTCCTTACCCGCGCGTCACCGGCGGCCAATTGCGCGAATTCGCGTTCGACGCGGCGACGGGCACGCTCACCGTCACGTTCGACACGATCGCCGGGATCGACCCCACGCTCGAAATTTTCGTGGACGACGAGTACTTCTACGCGGGCGGATTCGACGTGACGAGTACGGATGCGGACGACACGTGGAGCTACTCGTTCGACGACGACGCGAATTCGCTCACGATGAGCGCGGACCCTCTCGCGGATTCACACACGATTTGGATCGAACCCGCGATCTAA
- a CDS encoding SOS response-associated peptidase, with the protein MCGRYALNMAPKSLAEMYEADWEDWKAAPDPPPRYNIAPTQPVMIVRNADDARRRIATVLWGLVPSWSKDPSMAARMINARAETAAEKPSFRAAMKYRRCLVPATHFYEWQKRGAAKQPWCIRLRDGSPMAFAGLWERWSSPDGAELESCAILTTSANALMAPLHERMPVILRREDVARWLDPASQKAGDVADLLAPYDAEAMEAFEVSTYVNNARNEGERCVERPTSLV; encoded by the coding sequence ATGTGTGGGCGCTACGCGCTGAACATGGCGCCGAAATCGCTCGCCGAGATGTATGAGGCCGACTGGGAAGACTGGAAGGCCGCGCCCGACCCACCGCCGCGATACAACATCGCGCCCACGCAGCCTGTGATGATCGTCCGCAACGCCGACGATGCACGCCGCCGCATCGCGACGGTGCTGTGGGGGCTCGTGCCGTCGTGGTCGAAGGACCCGTCGATGGCCGCGCGGATGATCAACGCGCGCGCCGAAACCGCGGCCGAGAAGCCGTCGTTTCGTGCGGCGATGAAGTATCGCCGCTGCCTCGTCCCCGCGACGCACTTCTACGAATGGCAAAAACGCGGCGCGGCGAAGCAGCCGTGGTGCATCCGACTGCGCGACGGCTCGCCGATGGCGTTCGCGGGGTTGTGGGAGCGTTGGAGTTCGCCTGACGGCGCCGAACTCGAATCGTGCGCGATCCTCACCACGTCGGCGAACGCGCTCATGGCCCCATTGCACGAACGCATGCCGGTGATCCTGCGTCGCGAAGATGTGGCCCGCTGGCTTGATCCCGCGTCGCAGAAGGCGGGAGACGTGGCGGATCTGCTTGCGCCTTATGACGCAGAGGCGATGGAAGCCTTCGAGGTTTCGACGTACGTGAACAACGCGCGCAACGAGGGCGAGCGGTGCGTGGAGCGGCCGACGTCGCTCGTATGA